A stretch of Haloprofundus halophilus DNA encodes these proteins:
- the serB gene encoding phosphoserine phosphatase SerB, with protein MKLVAFDFDGTLSDSEMTVLLGKRKGVADEMADITERAMNDELSYAESLYDRAALLEGLEEERAQEAYDEVKLRPGAAKLIRRLNDYGHHTAILTGGFERGVETALEAEGVDVDTIVANRLPVKGGRLTGEAEGPLIEGTKDRELERLADELDVEMSQTVAVGDGANDLPMLEVAGFSVGFLPKKAVRPACDTIVASMYRLGKVFEGRSMLRPEE; from the coding sequence ATGAAACTCGTCGCGTTCGACTTCGACGGAACGCTCTCGGACTCGGAGATGACGGTGCTGCTCGGCAAGCGGAAGGGTGTTGCCGACGAGATGGCTGACATCACCGAGCGGGCGATGAACGACGAACTCAGCTACGCGGAGAGCCTCTACGACCGCGCGGCGCTCCTCGAAGGACTGGAGGAGGAACGCGCGCAGGAGGCGTACGACGAGGTGAAACTCCGACCCGGCGCGGCGAAACTCATCAGACGGCTCAACGACTACGGCCACCACACCGCTATCCTCACCGGCGGGTTCGAGCGCGGCGTCGAAACTGCACTGGAAGCGGAGGGGGTCGACGTGGACACCATCGTCGCCAACCGCCTCCCCGTGAAGGGCGGGCGACTGACCGGCGAGGCGGAAGGCCCGCTCATCGAGGGGACGAAGGACCGCGAACTCGAACGCCTCGCCGACGAGTTGGACGTCGAGATGAGCCAGACCGTCGCCGTCGGCGACGGCGCGAACGACCTCCCGATGCTCGAAGTCGCCGGGTTCTCGGTCGGATTCCTCCCGAAGAAGGCGGTCCGGCCCGCCTGCGACACCATCGTCGCCTCGATGTATCGACTGGGGAAGGTGTTCGAGGGACGGAGCATGCTGCGGCCCGAGGAGTAA